In Synechococcus sp. PCC 6312, one genomic interval encodes:
- a CDS encoding DUF3488 and DUF4129 domain-containing transglutaminase family protein has translation MEESLLLRLAVQVLVIIGILATDIAAETSHAFWAVPLSLFGGAWSWRMRRRPNIGAKFLIAMGMILALVLFIGQLARFAQDSRMLLTELLIQLQVLHSFDLPRRKDLGYSMVIGLILIGVAATLSQTMLFGLFLLLFLAVALPVLVLDYRSRLGLMTQSIQSLGVSRKQIRQVGRQWIVTLALVLGLGMVVFAVLPRLPGYQIRNLPVSANIEVQGQFNQTNVTNPGYVSGQGAGTRGNGVNGELGDVRFSPDFYYGFGSEINQNLRGSLTPKEILRVRSQAPGFWRVMAFDEYTGQGWRLSRNDAAEILQRPAWSFRFVVPHNNPLGNTREVIQTYTVVSEFSNLIPNLAQAQDVFFPTQEIAYDPEGGLRAPLTLPEGLTYSVISQVPIRDRTRLGRASSTYSKAMRDIYLQVPPAIAPKLRAQAQALLAKAEQPRTNPYEQVLFLTQALKQGYRIQPELPPLKPGEDLATAFLAAEGGYPDHFSTVLTLMVRSLGMPARLVTGLGTGEFNPFTGLYIVKNTDAYALTEVFFPGQGWFTFDPIPGHDLHPPSLEVDQTFTVLQQFWNWVAGWLPSPVTTGFANIFALLDQAWRWFLGLFSEGIGGVLQGSLVVLGVVVLAWLLWLSGRGLVYRQRLAKLPPMERLYQEVLDSLAMQGFPKRPSQTPWEYLATLESQPTPPRVQLTLQAALREITSAYLAWRYGQQIANLPELYRTWRQVKRRNLRK, from the coding sequence GTGGAAGAGTCCCTCCTGTTGCGCTTGGCCGTCCAGGTTTTAGTGATAATTGGGATTCTGGCTACAGACATTGCGGCTGAAACGAGTCATGCATTCTGGGCCGTTCCCCTTAGTCTGTTCGGTGGGGCCTGGAGTTGGCGAATGCGGCGGCGACCCAATATCGGGGCCAAGTTCTTGATTGCCATGGGCATGATTCTGGCCTTGGTCTTGTTTATTGGTCAATTAGCCCGCTTTGCCCAAGACTCCCGGATGCTGCTGACCGAGTTACTGATTCAACTGCAAGTCCTCCATAGTTTTGACCTACCTCGCCGGAAAGATTTGGGCTACTCCATGGTGATTGGGTTGATTTTGATTGGAGTGGCGGCAACTCTGAGCCAGACAATGCTCTTTGGGCTGTTTTTACTGCTTTTTTTGGCCGTGGCATTGCCCGTACTTGTTCTAGATTATCGGTCACGTCTGGGTTTGATGACTCAATCTATTCAAAGCCTAGGGGTTTCCCGCAAACAAATACGCCAAGTCGGCCGCCAATGGATCGTTACCCTCGCGCTGGTGCTTGGCCTGGGAATGGTGGTCTTTGCCGTTTTACCCCGTTTACCGGGCTATCAAATTCGCAATTTACCCGTCAGTGCCAACATTGAAGTCCAGGGGCAATTCAATCAGACCAATGTCACCAATCCGGGCTATGTCAGCGGGCAAGGGGCCGGGACGAGGGGCAATGGGGTGAATGGGGAACTGGGGGATGTTCGTTTTAGCCCTGACTTTTACTATGGCTTTGGTAGCGAAATCAATCAAAACCTGCGGGGCAGCCTGACACCTAAGGAGATTTTGCGAGTCCGCTCCCAGGCCCCAGGGTTTTGGCGGGTGATGGCTTTTGATGAATATACTGGGCAGGGCTGGCGGCTGAGTCGGAATGATGCGGCGGAGATCCTTCAACGTCCGGCCTGGTCGTTTCGTTTTGTGGTACCCCATAACAACCCCCTCGGCAATACGCGGGAAGTCATCCAAACCTATACCGTTGTTTCCGAGTTTAGTAACCTGATTCCCAATTTAGCCCAGGCCCAGGATGTCTTTTTCCCCACCCAAGAAATTGCCTACGATCCTGAAGGTGGATTGCGCGCCCCGTTAACTTTACCGGAAGGCTTAACCTATAGCGTCATCTCCCAAGTCCCCATTCGTGACCGGACCCGCCTGGGTCGCGCCAGTAGCACCTATAGCAAAGCTATGCGGGATATTTATCTGCAAGTGCCACCGGCCATTGCGCCAAAACTGCGTGCCCAGGCCCAAGCTCTGTTAGCGAAAGCTGAACAACCTCGGACAAACCCCTATGAACAAGTCCTCTTTTTAACCCAGGCCCTCAAACAAGGCTATCGGATTCAGCCAGAACTACCGCCCCTCAAACCTGGGGAAGATTTAGCCACCGCATTCTTGGCCGCGGAAGGGGGCTATCCCGATCACTTCTCAACGGTTTTAACCCTGATGGTGCGGAGTTTGGGGATGCCAGCGCGCTTGGTCACGGGCCTGGGAACCGGGGAGTTTAATCCCTTCACGGGTCTATACATCGTTAAAAATACGGATGCCTATGCCCTGACGGAAGTATTTTTCCCTGGTCAGGGTTGGTTTACCTTTGACCCCATTCCCGGCCATGATCTCCATCCCCCATCCTTAGAAGTTGATCAGACCTTTACCGTCCTCCAACAGTTTTGGAATTGGGTCGCGGGCTGGTTACCGTCCCCAGTGACCACTGGCTTTGCTAATATTTTTGCGCTCCTTGACCAGGCCTGGCGGTGGTTCCTAGGCTTATTTTCCGAGGGCATTGGTGGGGTTCTCCAGGGAAGTCTAGTCGTTCTGGGAGTTGTTGTCTTGGCCTGGTTGCTCTGGTTAAGTGGGCGAGGCCTGGTCTATCGACAACGGTTAGCCAAACTTCCACCGATGGAGCGTCTATACCAAGAGGTTTTAGATTCGTTGGCCATGCAGGGATTTCCCAAACGCCCCAGTCAAACCCCCTGGGAATATTTAGCAACCCTAGAATCTCAGCCCACACCGCCAAGGGTACAGCTAACTCTCCAAGCAGCCCTGAGGGAGATTACCAGTGCATACCTGGCCTGGCGGTATGGACAACAGATTGCCAATCTACCCGAACTCTACCGGACATGGCGGCAGGTCAAACGGCGCAATCTCAGGAAGTAG
- a CDS encoding histidine phosphatase family protein, producing the protein MSWLMKLILIRHGEAEGNPEGRMLGCSDPPLTPIGIQQSQALNSYLWVHSPAPTQILTSPLQRASQTAQILARATQQQPQAAVQTFEDLREISVGILTGLTWTEATATYPELCQQLESQLDWLPIPQAETPTQINERAARLWHNLLTQVEDQDHLWLVSHAGFLQYLLSVILGCDKVWQIQVGPTAWFELDISLPHLDFVNDPSRPLNTTLWKIQQFNASPHWPG; encoded by the coding sequence ATGTCTTGGCTCATGAAACTCATTTTGATCCGCCACGGTGAAGCTGAAGGAAATCCAGAGGGTCGAATGCTGGGTTGTAGTGATCCCCCGTTAACCCCTATCGGTATCCAGCAAAGTCAGGCCCTCAATTCCTATTTATGGGTCCATTCCCCCGCACCAACCCAGATTTTAACCAGTCCCCTGCAACGGGCCAGCCAGACTGCTCAAATCCTAGCCAGAGCCACTCAGCAGCAACCCCAGGCCGCGGTGCAAACTTTTGAAGACTTAAGGGAGATCAGTGTAGGCATTTTGACAGGCTTAACCTGGACTGAAGCCACTGCGACCTATCCTGAACTCTGCCAACAACTGGAATCGCAACTCGATTGGCTCCCCATTCCCCAGGCCGAAACCCCAACCCAAATCAATGAGCGGGCGGCAAGGCTTTGGCATAACCTCTTAACCCAAGTTGAAGATCAAGATCACCTCTGGCTCGTCAGTCATGCTGGTTTTTTGCAGTATCTCCTCAGCGTGATTTTGGGATGTGATAAGGTCTGGCAGATTCAGGTTGGCCCCACGGCCTGGTTTGAGTTGGACATCTCCTTACCCCACTTGGATTTTGTCAATGACCCCAGTCGTCCTTTGAACACCACTCTCTGGAAAATTCAACAGTTTAATGCTTCCCCCCATTGGCCTGGATAG
- a CDS encoding NblA/ycf18 family protein: MDSMLPELSVELTFEQQFQMRLMEEQVGEMTQQQAKELLLQASRLLMMKDNVIRSLIKRAA, encoded by the coding sequence ATGGACTCAATGCTACCCGAACTCAGTGTCGAACTCACCTTTGAACAGCAGTTTCAAATGCGGCTGATGGAGGAACAGGTCGGCGAAATGACCCAGCAACAGGCTAAGGAGTTATTGCTCCAGGCCTCACGGCTGTTGATGATGAAGGATAACGTCATTCGCTCTTTGATTAAGCGCGCGGCGTAG
- a CDS encoding Stp1/IreP family PP2C-type Ser/Thr phosphatase: MKFIGLTDTGLVRKNNQDSFWLDDPQGRFFIVADGMGGYIGGEVASQLAVEKISQHLEKNLAHQPFDPVQTLKDAFFAANQAILAEQLNQAEQSDMGTTAVVLLLDGERAWCAHVGDSRIYHWRDNKLAQVTEDHTWIAQAVRLGTLSLEQARHHPWRHVLSQCLGREDLMTVDIEPIQVQAGDRFLLCSDGLTEELTEELLEIYVSDPNQAEAAKNLVDAAKDSGGRDNITVVLVTL; encoded by the coding sequence ATGAAATTTATTGGGCTGACGGATACTGGGCTGGTTCGCAAAAACAATCAAGACTCATTCTGGTTAGATGACCCCCAAGGACGGTTCTTTATTGTGGCCGATGGCATGGGTGGTTATATCGGCGGTGAAGTGGCGAGTCAGCTAGCGGTTGAAAAAATTAGTCAGCATTTAGAGAAGAACTTAGCTCATCAGCCATTCGATCCTGTCCAAACCCTTAAAGATGCGTTTTTCGCCGCCAACCAGGCCATTTTGGCTGAACAACTGAATCAAGCTGAACAGTCAGATATGGGCACAACGGCCGTAGTGTTGCTGTTAGATGGCGAGCGGGCCTGGTGCGCCCATGTGGGTGACTCGCGCATCTATCATTGGCGGGATAACAAACTGGCCCAAGTCACCGAAGACCACACCTGGATTGCCCAGGCCGTGCGTTTAGGAACCCTTTCCCTTGAACAAGCCCGACATCATCCTTGGCGACACGTCCTGTCCCAATGCCTCGGGCGGGAAGACTTAATGACGGTGGATATTGAACCCATTCAAGTCCAGGCCGGAGACCGATTTTTACTCTGCTCTGATGGCTTAACCGAAGAACTTACAGAAGAACTCCTAGAAATTTATGTGAGTGATCCAAACCAAGCCGAGGCTGCCAAAAATCTAGTGGATGCGGCTAAAGACAGCGGGGGGAGAGACAATATCACTGTTGTTTTAGTCACCCTGTAG
- a CDS encoding AarF/ABC1/UbiB kinase family protein, whose product MPTQKAYRWNRQKYSRKRRFIDIWSFVWQFLFRRWRLGQAWSYPGGMSDEKRTTRRRKQAIWIRDTFLDLGPTFIKLGQLFSTRADLFPAEYVEELSKLQDRVPAFSYEQVSQIIQEDFGRTIPELFRSFDPIPLAAASLGQVHKAQLQSGEEVVVKVQRPGLRQLFAIDLDILKGIARYFQNHPSWGRGRDWMGIYDECCRILYEEIDYLNEGRNADTFRRNFRAMDWVMVPRVYWRYASPRVLALEYMPGIKISHYEALEAAGLDRKVLAQLGARAYLHQLLDNGFFHADPHPGNIAVSPNGQLIFYDFGMMGTVQPVTRDKLLKTFMGIAQRNGDQVVQSLVELGALVPTDDMGPVRRSIQYMLDNFMDQPFEVQSVAKISDDLYEIAYDQPFRFPATFTFVMRAFSTLEGVGKGLDPDFNFMQVAQPFATQLMTNSNFSDNDNLLSELSRQAAQMGNSALGLPRRLEDTLDKLESGDLRLRVRSVESDRILRRISNTNLGLNYTILIGSFTLAATILVVNQFIWLAVLAAAVVAWVAVAYIRLLLRIDKYDRMF is encoded by the coding sequence ATGCCAACCCAAAAAGCCTATCGTTGGAATCGGCAGAAATATTCCCGGAAACGGCGCTTCATTGATATTTGGTCTTTTGTTTGGCAGTTTCTCTTTCGGCGGTGGCGACTGGGCCAGGCCTGGAGCTATCCGGGGGGCATGAGTGATGAAAAACGCACCACCCGCAGACGGAAGCAAGCCATTTGGATTCGAGACACCTTTTTAGACCTGGGTCCCACCTTTATTAAACTCGGTCAACTCTTTTCAACCCGAGCCGATCTGTTTCCAGCAGAATATGTCGAAGAACTCTCCAAACTTCAAGATCGAGTCCCGGCCTTCAGTTACGAACAGGTCTCGCAGATCATCCAAGAGGATTTTGGCCGCACCATCCCGGAACTTTTTCGGAGTTTCGACCCGATTCCCCTGGCAGCAGCTAGTTTAGGCCAAGTCCATAAAGCCCAATTGCAATCTGGCGAAGAAGTGGTTGTCAAAGTGCAACGGCCGGGCTTACGTCAGCTATTTGCCATTGACCTCGACATTCTCAAAGGGATTGCCCGCTACTTCCAAAATCATCCCAGTTGGGGGCGCGGGCGCGACTGGATGGGCATTTATGACGAGTGTTGCCGTATCCTCTACGAAGAAATTGACTATCTCAACGAAGGGCGCAATGCCGATACCTTTCGCCGCAATTTCCGAGCCATGGATTGGGTCATGGTGCCGCGGGTCTATTGGCGCTATGCCTCCCCCCGGGTCTTGGCTTTGGAATATATGCCAGGGATTAAAATTAGCCACTACGAAGCCCTTGAAGCTGCGGGTCTAGATCGGAAAGTACTCGCCCAATTGGGAGCGCGGGCCTATCTCCACCAACTTTTGGACAATGGCTTTTTTCATGCAGATCCCCATCCAGGCAATATTGCCGTAAGTCCCAATGGGCAATTAATTTTCTATGACTTTGGCATGATGGGGACTGTTCAGCCCGTTACCCGGGACAAGCTCTTGAAAACCTTCATGGGAATTGCCCAGCGCAATGGTGATCAAGTGGTACAGTCCTTGGTTGAACTGGGAGCTTTAGTGCCTACGGATGACATGGGCCCGGTGCGCCGTTCGATTCAGTATATGCTGGATAATTTCATGGATCAGCCCTTTGAAGTCCAGTCTGTAGCTAAGATTAGCGATGATTTATATGAAATTGCTTATGACCAACCCTTTCGATTTCCGGCAACCTTTACCTTTGTCATGCGGGCCTTTTCCACGCTAGAGGGTGTCGGCAAGGGCTTGGATCCGGACTTTAACTTTATGCAGGTTGCTCAACCTTTTGCGACACAACTTATGACTAATAGTAATTTTTCCGACAATGATAATCTCCTCTCGGAATTGAGTCGCCAAGCTGCTCAGATGGGAAATTCCGCCCTCGGGTTACCCCGCCGATTAGAAGATACCTTAGACAAGCTGGAAAGTGGGGATTTGCGGTTACGGGTGCGCTCCGTGGAAAGTGATCGGATTCTACGGCGGATCAGTAATACCAATTTGGGGCTGAATTACACGATCTTGATTGGTAGTTTTACCCTGGCTGCAACCATCTTAGTCGTCAATCAATTTATCTGGTTAGCCGTTTTAGCCGCAGCAGTCGTGGCCTGGGTGGCAGTTGCCTATATTCGCCTGTTGTTACGCATTGATAAATATGACCGGATGTTTTAG
- a CDS encoding DUF6825 family protein, which yields MSQSPLHAFFLGRAAAEVLRENATHCLTDILSELGKFDAEQRERLRQFTGQVMERAETVASQVATTSPSSEPSQDLQATIDELRAEIARLRSALLNYRQA from the coding sequence ATGAGTCAATCTCCCCTCCATGCATTTTTTCTCGGCCGGGCTGCGGCTGAAGTTTTACGGGAAAATGCCACCCACTGCCTAACGGATATTCTCAGTGAATTAGGCAAATTTGATGCTGAACAGCGGGAACGGTTACGGCAATTTACTGGGCAAGTCATGGAACGGGCCGAAACCGTAGCCAGCCAAGTCGCCACCACCAGCCCCAGCAGCGAACCCAGCCAAGACCTGCAAGCTACCATTGATGAATTACGAGCCGAAATTGCCCGCTTACGGTCTGCCCTGTTGAATTATCGCCAAGCTTAA
- the tpiA gene encoding triose-phosphate isomerase has product MPRTIIAGNWKMYKTQAEAVEFLHEFLPSLDITPETRQVVLCVPFTDLLCLSKNLHGSRVQLGAQNVHWQDQGAFTGEISAPMLTEMGVRYVVIGHSERRQYFGETDTTVNQRLKAAQAHGLTPILCVGESKAQRDAGETETHIMSQLEIGLQGIDPTNLVIAYEPIWAIGTGDTCADTEANRVIGMIRSQLKNPEVTIQYGGSVNPQNIDQIMAQPEINGALVGGASLQASSFARIVNYEGA; this is encoded by the coding sequence GTGCCTAGGACTATTATTGCTGGTAATTGGAAAATGTATAAAACCCAGGCCGAGGCGGTCGAGTTTTTACATGAATTTTTACCTTCCTTAGATATCACCCCCGAAACCCGTCAAGTCGTCCTCTGTGTCCCGTTTACCGATTTGCTCTGTTTATCCAAGAATCTTCATGGCAGCCGGGTGCAGCTAGGGGCGCAAAATGTCCACTGGCAAGACCAAGGTGCGTTTACAGGTGAAATCTCGGCCCCGATGCTGACGGAAATGGGGGTGCGTTATGTCGTGATTGGCCACAGCGAACGGCGGCAATATTTTGGTGAAACCGATACCACCGTCAATCAACGCCTGAAAGCCGCCCAGGCCCATGGCTTAACCCCAATTCTTTGTGTGGGCGAAAGTAAAGCTCAACGGGATGCGGGCGAAACCGAAACCCATATTATGAGCCAGCTTGAAATTGGCCTCCAGGGCATTGATCCAACCAACCTCGTCATTGCCTATGAACCAATCTGGGCCATTGGGACAGGGGATACCTGCGCTGATACCGAGGCTAATCGGGTCATTGGCATGATTCGTAGTCAGTTAAAGAATCCCGAAGTCACAATCCAATACGGTGGCTCCGTCAATCCCCAAAACATCGATCAAATTATGGCCCAACCGGAAATCAATGGCGCATTGGTGGGGGGAGCCAGTCTCCAGGCCAGTAGTTTTGCCCGGATTGTCAATTACGAGGGAGCCTAA
- the hisB gene encoding imidazoleglycerol-phosphate dehydratase HisB: MTPPRQARVERKTGETDVLVNLNLDGSGGADNHTGIPFLDHMLDQIASHGLVDVQVQATGDLHIDDHHTNEDVGITLGMALDRALGDRRGIQRFGHFVAPLDEALVEVVMDFSGRPHLTYGLEIPTQRVGTYDTQLVREFFVAVVTQARLTLHIRQLDGINSHHIIEATFKAFARALRMAVAPDPRRLQTIPSSKGIIQA, encoded by the coding sequence ATGACACCTCCCCGCCAGGCCAGGGTCGAGCGCAAAACGGGGGAAACGGATGTCTTGGTCAATCTGAATTTAGATGGCAGCGGCGGGGCGGACAACCATACAGGGATTCCATTTTTAGACCATATGTTGGATCAAATTGCCTCCCATGGCCTGGTGGATGTGCAAGTTCAGGCGACCGGGGATTTACACATTGACGACCACCACACCAATGAAGATGTTGGGATTACCCTGGGAATGGCGTTGGATCGGGCGTTGGGAGATCGGCGGGGAATTCAGCGATTTGGCCACTTTGTTGCCCCCTTAGATGAAGCCTTAGTTGAGGTGGTCATGGACTTTTCCGGGCGGCCCCATTTGACCTATGGCCTGGAGATTCCAACTCAGCGGGTGGGGACTTACGATACTCAACTGGTACGAGAATTTTTCGTGGCGGTTGTCACCCAGGCCCGGCTCACGCTCCATATCCGTCAATTAGATGGGATTAACTCTCACCACATTATTGAAGCCACATTCAAAGCCTTTGCCCGCGCCTTACGCATGGCTGTTGCTCCCGACCCGCGTCGCTTACAGACCATTCCCAGTTCTAAAGGGATTATTCAAGCTTAG
- a CDS encoding ABC transporter ATP-binding protein gives MTTAVRVEHLKKSYGAVQACRDVTFTIEPGEIFGLLGPNGAGKTTTLRCLSTLTQADAGILEIAGTDVGQFPKLVRQKLGYVAQEVALDKVLTGRELLQLQAAIYHLPSAQIASRINKIVDVLGLGEWIDRKCGTYSGGIRKRLDLAAGLLHQPQVLILDEPTVGLDIESRVVIWDFLRQLRQGGITVLLTSHYLEEVDLLADRVAIIDQGQVIASDTPQALKDQVGGERITLRIREFTSDQEANQAKELIQGIDFVQTVIINAAQGNSLNLVIQSNPNALSAIQTTLAQANLPIFGIAQARPSLDDVYLAATGKTLMDAELAAVGKRDEKKERKQNMR, from the coding sequence ATGACTACTGCGGTTCGGGTTGAACATTTGAAAAAATCCTATGGGGCTGTCCAGGCCTGTCGGGATGTCACCTTTACGATTGAACCTGGGGAAATTTTCGGACTTTTGGGGCCCAATGGGGCGGGTAAAACAACGACATTACGCTGCTTATCCACGCTGACCCAGGCCGATGCCGGGATTTTAGAAATCGCGGGGACAGATGTGGGGCAATTTCCCAAATTAGTCCGGCAAAAACTCGGCTATGTGGCCCAAGAAGTTGCCTTGGATAAGGTCTTAACGGGGCGGGAACTCCTACAACTCCAGGCCGCGATTTATCATTTACCGTCTGCTCAAATTGCCTCACGAATTAACAAAATTGTTGATGTCCTTGGCCTGGGGGAATGGATTGACCGCAAATGTGGCACCTATTCCGGCGGGATTCGGAAACGTTTAGACCTCGCCGCGGGCCTGTTGCATCAACCCCAAGTTTTGATTTTGGATGAGCCGACTGTGGGCCTGGATATTGAAAGCCGGGTGGTAATTTGGGACTTTTTACGACAACTCCGCCAAGGTGGAATCACTGTTTTATTGACAAGTCATTACCTGGAAGAAGTAGATTTACTAGCGGATCGAGTTGCAATTATTGATCAAGGCCAGGTCATTGCCTCGGATACACCTCAGGCCCTGAAGGATCAAGTGGGTGGGGAACGGATTACGTTACGGATTCGGGAATTTACCTCAGACCAAGAAGCCAATCAGGCCAAGGAACTCATTCAAGGCATAGACTTTGTGCAAACTGTCATTATCAATGCAGCCCAAGGTAACTCCCTGAATTTGGTCATTCAATCCAATCCCAATGCTCTGAGTGCGATTCAAACGACTCTCGCCCAGGCCAACTTGCCGATTTTTGGGATTGCCCAGGCCCGCCCTAGTTTGGATGATGTGTATTTGGCTGCTACGGGTAAAACCCTCATGGATGCTGAATTAGCGGCCGTCGGGAAACGGGATGAGAAAAAAGAGCGAAAACAGAATATGCGCTGA
- the recJ gene encoding single-stranded-DNA-specific exonuclease RecJ, with protein MASLPNQRWQIHPPASQAQAIAQAHDLSPIVAQLLINRGLTNTEAIQGFLNPQSLHLPAPNTAFADLDIAVELLRQVIMKGEKIAICGDYDADGMTSTALLLRALRAVGATVDYEIPSRMQEGYGINHRIVEDCHRRGVKVILTVDNGIAAPGPIALARQLGLIVIITDHHDLPPELPPAQAILNPKLLPTESPYAVLAGVGVAYILGISVAQAFGQMKDLVRPLLELCTLGTIADLASLTGVNRRWVQRGLVTIPQSTLVGIQALMTVAKCRPEDNAALKPTAVGFRLGPRINAIGRIGDPQVVIDLLTTEEPLQAQALAEICEETNRRRQELTESITAEAIAQVEAAQLDLLAKRVLVLVKVGWHHGVIGIVASRLVERYGVPVFIATEEGETHLRGSARGIPEFDVFAALQYSGDLLEKFGGHRAAGGFSLEKVKLSDWRKRLAEFANQCLQPEHLKPLIALDAEIPLSEITLDLWQQLQALQPCGLGNPEPLFCSRNVQVQEQRLFGPNQTHLMLTLTQPAPQTGELISQKAKAWNWSSYYPLPAEVDVAYTLEENTWQGNTTLELRLVGVQSAASPLAKGKPKTANRTSLGVNPSANHPNLIVQCPEPPTYPRPAAWLELEDLLRLLATLNGRVLLYGDQCPYISTQSTPAHIDYDRPHQACDTFLLWNLPPSLTHLRWLLAKGQPQQVYVRNQAPSLPTATELKMKLSIALSQLDGNTVNLLAWGQTHWVAPSTIVAALRELGHDCEGYRATLGLEQELNRLSRWYAYTPAELAQLS; from the coding sequence ATGGCCAGTCTTCCCAATCAACGTTGGCAAATTCACCCCCCGGCCTCGCAGGCTCAGGCGATTGCCCAGGCCCATGATCTCAGTCCGATTGTGGCTCAACTCCTGATTAATCGCGGCCTAACCAACACTGAAGCCATTCAAGGGTTTCTCAATCCCCAATCTCTCCATTTGCCTGCTCCCAATACCGCCTTTGCCGACTTGGATATTGCCGTAGAACTGTTGCGCCAAGTGATTATGAAGGGGGAGAAAATTGCCATTTGCGGAGATTATGATGCCGATGGGATGACCAGTACAGCCCTACTGTTGCGAGCTTTACGGGCCGTGGGGGCCACTGTGGATTATGAAATTCCCAGTCGGATGCAGGAGGGCTATGGCATTAATCACCGGATTGTGGAGGACTGTCATCGGCGCGGGGTCAAGGTGATTCTGACCGTGGATAACGGGATTGCCGCCCCTGGCCCAATTGCCCTGGCCCGCCAACTGGGATTAATTGTCATCATCACGGATCATCATGATTTACCGCCAGAACTGCCCCCAGCCCAGGCCATCCTCAATCCCAAACTCTTACCAACCGAATCTCCCTATGCGGTTTTAGCCGGAGTTGGGGTGGCCTATATCTTAGGGATCAGTGTCGCCCAGGCCTTTGGCCAAATGAAGGATTTAGTCCGGCCACTGTTGGAGCTTTGTACCCTGGGAACGATTGCGGATTTGGCCAGTCTGACGGGAGTGAATCGCCGCTGGGTGCAACGGGGCCTGGTCACGATTCCTCAATCCACCTTAGTTGGAATTCAAGCCTTAATGACGGTGGCAAAATGTCGGCCCGAAGATAATGCGGCCCTAAAACCAACCGCCGTGGGATTTCGTTTGGGGCCACGGATTAATGCCATTGGCCGGATTGGGGATCCCCAGGTGGTGATTGATTTATTGACCACAGAGGAGCCGCTCCAGGCCCAGGCCCTGGCCGAAATTTGTGAGGAAACCAATCGCCGCCGCCAAGAATTAACCGAAAGCATTACCGCCGAAGCCATTGCTCAAGTTGAAGCGGCCCAATTGGATTTACTGGCAAAGCGGGTATTAGTCCTCGTCAAAGTGGGTTGGCATCATGGGGTGATTGGGATTGTTGCCTCTCGGTTGGTGGAGCGGTATGGTGTGCCCGTGTTCATTGCCACCGAAGAAGGTGAGACTCACCTGCGCGGCTCGGCCCGCGGGATTCCGGAATTTGATGTCTTTGCCGCGTTGCAATATTCCGGGGACTTACTGGAAAAATTTGGCGGACATCGGGCGGCGGGGGGCTTTAGTCTGGAAAAAGTGAAACTCTCGGACTGGCGGAAAAGGCTCGCCGAATTTGCTAATCAATGCCTGCAACCGGAACATCTCAAGCCCTTGATTGCCCTCGATGCCGAGATTCCCCTGAGTGAGATTACCCTTGACCTTTGGCAGCAACTCCAGGCCCTGCAACCCTGTGGACTAGGCAACCCAGAACCCCTCTTTTGTAGCCGGAATGTCCAAGTCCAAGAGCAACGCCTCTTTGGCCCCAATCAAACCCATCTGATGCTGACCCTGACCCAACCCGCACCCCAAACGGGAGAATTGATCTCTCAAAAAGCCAAGGCCTGGAACTGGAGTAGTTATTACCCCCTCCCCGCTGAGGTTGATGTGGCTTACACCCTGGAAGAAAATACCTGGCAAGGCAACACCACCCTAGAACTCCGTTTAGTCGGCGTACAATCTGCGGCTTCTCCCCTAGCCAAAGGAAAACCGAAAACTGCCAATCGGACTAGCCTTGGAGTCAATCCCTCGGCCAATCACCCCAATTTAATCGTCCAATGCCCTGAACCGCCGACCTATCCCCGCCCCGCCGCTTGGCTAGAGTTAGAGGATCTGCTGAGGCTCCTGGCGACCCTGAATGGCCGAGTCCTTCTCTATGGGGATCAATGCCCCTACATTTCCACCCAATCTACGCCCGCCCACATTGACTACGACCGCCCCCACCAGGCCTGTGACACCTTTTTGCTTTGGAACCTACCCCCCTCGCTGACCCATTTACGTTGGTTACTCGCTAAGGGCCAACCCCAACAAGTCTATGTCCGCAACCAGGCCCCGAGCCTCCCCACCGCCACAGAGTTAAAAATGAAACTTAGTATCGCCCTCAGTCAATTAGATGGAAATACGGTCAATCTCCTGGCCTGGGGCCAAACCCACTGGGTCGCACCGTCAACGATTGTGGCCGCTTTACGGGAATTGGGCCATGACTGTGAAGGCTATCGGGCCACCCTGGGCCTGGAACAAGAACTGAATCGGCTTTCCCGTTGGTATGCTTATACCCCCGCAGAACTAGCCCAACTCAGCTAA